Below is a genomic region from Candidatus Binatia bacterium.
AACGCCGCACGTCGCCGGAGTGACGGTGGGCAACGACGACTACGTGGTAAAGGCGGGGTCGATCGATCTGCCGGTGGTCGAACACTGCGAACGCGACGAGCAGCGCGAGCTCTGGCTGGATGCGCTCAGCAACCAGCCGGCAAACGCTCAGCCCTATCTCAAGGCGACGGCAATCCCGGTCAGTCTCGGGGAGTTCGCGCCGCAAGACGCAAAGGTCGTCGCGCCGGCCGTACGCGCGTCGGCGGTGATTCGAGCCCTTCTCGGTGAGGACTTCCGCCCGGCCGATGCCGATGAAATCAAGGAAGAGCGGGTGAACGTCGAGTGCGTCGACCTGTACCTGCGCCCGACGTTCAATTTCAAATTCGAGTGGACCGCCAAGAACAAATCGGCCGAAGTGGCGGTCGACGCCATCACCGGCGAGTTGCAGACGCAGCCCTCTGCTGCGATGGCCGCGGTGGCGAAGCTGTTGAAGCCGGAGACGCTGTTCGATCTCGGGGCGGAAACGCTCAACATCATCGTTCCGGGTGGGGCGATCCCCTTGAAAGTCGCGAAGGCACTCGCCGAGAAGCGCAAGGCCTAGGAGAGCGGCAGTTGCAGCAGATCACCATTCTCTTCGTCGTATTCGTCGGCGCATCGGCGATGTCGCGAACGCGATCTTCCGGTACATCGCGCGCATCATCACGCCCGACAACGTTCCGATGAGCGGAAAGGGTCTCTGAACGAACTCACCAACTCCGTCCGCCGGCCCGAGGGTCTACCGGTTCGGGAGCTTTGCCTTTGACGCAATGCGGAGGCTGCTGTTCAAAGGCTCGCAAACGATTCCAGTTCCCGAGCGCGTCGCCCTCATTCTCACGCAGCTCCTTCAGGCGAACGGCCGGGTGGTCAACAAGGAAGCGTTAGCCGTTAGCATCTGGCCGAATGAAGCCGTCACGGACGCGAATTTAGCGCAACACATCTACATGCTTCGCCGGCTCCTGGGAGACACGGCAAGGGCACACACGCACATACTCGCAGTGCCCAGAGAGGGCTACCGCTTTGCGGTGCCGGTTAAAGCGGCGAGCCTAGCGCTGGACGAGACGTTCATCGCCGATGCGGCGGACCTCGGCGAGATCGTTTCGGGAGGCGACTTCGAAGCGTTTCGCAACTACTGTCAGGGCAGCTTTTTCCTAGCAAAGCGTGCGGGCGCCGACCTCCGTCGCGCGCTGGAATTCTTCCAGCGCGCTCTCGACGCGACCCCGCACTACGTGCCCGCGCTGATCGGGCTGGCCCGCGCCTACGCACTCTTGGGCTCGTATTGGTACGCGCCGCCGAGCGCGGCGTTTCCTAACGCCGCGAGGGCCATCGAGACGGCGCTTACGATTGAGCCCGGGAACGGCGTCGCGCACGCGGTCAAGTCGGGCTTGCTGTGCTTCGGCGACTGGAACTGGCAAGGCGCCCGAGAAGAGATCGATCTCGCCATCACGCTCAGCCCGGGATCGGTCCTCGTTCTC
It encodes:
- a CDS encoding winged helix-turn-helix domain-containing protein, whose protein sequence is MRRLLFKGSQTIPVPERVALILTQLLQANGRVVNKEALAVSIWPNEAVTDANLAQHIYMLRRLLGDTARAHTHILAVPREGYRFAVPVKAASLALDETFIADAADLGEIVSGGDFEAFRNYCQGSFFLAKRAGADLRRALEFFQRALDATPHYVPALIGLARAYALLGSYWYAPPSAAFPNAARAIETALTIEPGNGVAHAVKSGLLCFGDWNWQGAREEIDLAITLSPGSVLVLNNAAWLDICTGLYEDALERARSALALEPASLLQQLLIARALVHYRKYDRAIAIMTNIVEADAAFSVARRYRAQAFLLSGDARKALDDLERLPPTQGEDAAFRLPMLGRAYGDLGETSRAIETYDALRRLAQMEYVADWNLAIVAVGIGRNEDAMAHLESAYERHEATMPFLRSSRWFEPIARTERFAGLLRKIGP